AGCAAATTTGTTAGAGCCAAAGTCAGGCTCAGCTGTTCTAATACAATCTTTTTGAACCATAAAAATTGTGTTAGCAATAGGAATGGTGACTGGTGATAACTTTTGGGCAGACTCCAAGATCGGAGACTCCATAGGATCGTTGATGCAAATAACTGTTGGAGACATACACATGTTCTCAAGTATCGAGATTGCCGCTAGCGAAAGAAGATCATCCTCATTTGGAATAACTGGATCAACCAAATTTGAATCGAGAAGAGTGTTAGAAAGAGATACCTCCATGGCTGAAGGAGTAGAAGATTCAATAGAATCATAATTTATAGCAACTGAAGCAGATGTGGTATACACATCATCAGTGTTAGAAGTAGTGACATGTACTGGAGCTGTTGACTGTTTTCCATGAGACTGATCAGAAACAGGAGCAATAGACTCTTTCTCAAAGTCCTTCTTCGCCTCACCATTGTCAGTTTGTAGACAACGCTTCACTTTGTGTCCTAAGTGTCCACATCTACTACAATTAGTGGGTAACCACGCATATTCTACATCCACCATAGAAATAAAACCTGTTGAATCACTTGCGGCGATCCTCGCCGGGAAAGCTTTAATCAACTCAATTTCAACTAAAATTTTTGCTTCTCCCATGTGTATGGGATCCAAACGAGGTTTGTAGACAACGCTTCATTGATTTCTTCTTTGTCTTTAAGATTGTAGTTGATGTTCTGTTTATGGTTCCACTTCTCTAGCCATTTTTTGACAATTATTTGTCGTTTGCATTGTTAATCTTCTTCTTTTTCTTAGGAGAGGATTATGCTCAAACAGTTAAAGTTCCGTTTGAATGAAACGACCCCTTACGTTTTCATTTTGAGGTTCCTAAAAGTTGCTCAATCAAACAAGAAGGTATGGGTGGAACTCGTATCTGATAAGCTATATAAAATGTAAAAACAAACATGTATGACTAAGCAGGCATTTGATACTACAATTTTGTCAGCTTCAGCAACTCTCCTTCTACCTAATAGAGCTGTGCATTAGCCATCTATGTAGCATGCTGCACTTTACATATGAATCCAGTTTGGACCGCGCTCCTAAACAGCCATACCCACTACAATGTCTCCCAAATGAAGTAAGTAAACTGTCTCTTTAGAATCAACATCTTGCAGATCACTTGACTGATTACAATGGTAAACTCCTTTGTATACAATTGTTTTATCACAGTGAATGTGTTACATGTGTGACTCTAGTGGCGTGGACAGAGGAGGAATTGCGTCCGAGCCATTGCTTCATGTATTGTGTCTATTGTTAGACAGTGATTAGGTAGGTGTGCTTTACATTAACTGTTTATTGGTTAGACATAATTCAACTTTTAAAAAAAAGTTATGAAATCCATTAATTCAATTTAAAAAAAAAAAATTTTAAGAACATCAATGAGGTTCTCCCATTGGACGATGAAAAAATTAATTAAACTAACAAGGATTCTAAACTTTTCAAATCACAAAATTAACTACTAATTTATTCATTAGAGCCCACAAAGGTGCTCTAACTTCCTAAAGTCAAATTGCCTTCTCTCTCGTCACTCCTGAATCAGACAAAGCAAGTTTCTTGTGTGAAAAATATGACTATTAAATGGGACATGATCTGCAGTTTATGATAATAATTCGACGTAACATTTTATTGGGCTTGGGCTTTTAAGCTGTAATAAAGGTTGATGTAGAGGGGTAAAATCGTCAACTAACATTCTCTTCTCTTTCTCTCTGGGGAACTATCTATCGACTCGCAAGCTCTTCGTCTCCTCTGTTGCGATCTACGTGCTCCCTCTCTCTCTCCGAGCAAAGTCTGAAGCTTTTAGCGGGAAAATGTCGGGAAAAGGAGCAAAGGGTTTGATAATGGGGAAACCCAGTGGTAACGAGAAGGACAAGGACAAGAAGAAACAACCCATCACCCGTTCTGCTCGAGCTGGTCTTCAAGTAACTCTCTTACTGTCTCCTCCTGTAAACCAAAGTCTGTTCCTTTTTGGAATCGAATCTTATAAGTGGAGGATCTTTCACCTTTTTCAGCATCTCTTAGCCCTCGTATTAGGCTAGTCATGATACTTGAGACTTGAGAGTAGTTTAAGGTCGTAATAGCAACAAAGAGATGGTTTTGATTCAAAACTGTGTGTTTTCTTCAACATTTCATTAGTGGGTGAGTTCTTGATTTTGTGGTTATGACTAGTCATGGTTATGCTGTTATGAGGAACAAAAAATCTAATTTGATTCACTAATCTGTGTTTTCTTGAACCTTCTTATGGTGTTGATGCTGGGAGGTTTCTAAAAAGTCTTGCTTCAACTCAAGAACCTTGAGCTTTTGTAACTAATTGACTTTTGTGTCTCAGATCTTGTTCCATTGTTGTGACTTATTATTGGTTCCTTTTTGTACAGTTCCCTGTAGGTAGGGTGCATCGACTGTTGAAGACTAGGTCCACCGCTCACGGAAGAGTTGGAGCAACTGCAGCTGTTTACACGGCGGCGATACTTGAGTATCTGACTGCAGAAGTTCTGGAGTTGGCTGGTAACGCGAGCAAGGACCTGAAGGTGAAACGAATCTCCCCCAGGCACTTGCAGCTCGCGATTCGTGGAGATGAAGAGCTGGATACTCTCATCAAAGGAACTATAGCTGGCGGTGGTGTCATCCCTCACATCCACAAGTCTCTCATCAACAAATCCGCCAAGGAATAGATTTTATTTACCACTTTGCAAGAGAGTCTTATGTTTGGTTAAGAAGTCTCTAGAGATGTTTGTTTAGGATATGTTTGTTATTGTTTTACCATCGGTGTTACTTGTCTATCTATGTGCGTATGTATTTGATGATTATCTAAACCCTTTTCTGAATACTACCTTTTGGTTTGTTCCTATCAATGTAACATATAATCCCTTTGTAAATCTAGTTGAAGTCATAATCTAATTAAAGCCACTTCACACCAACAATTGTTAGGAAATGTATATTGATATCATGATCCATAAACCTCGTCGATTCCGACAAATCCTGTTTTATCATTTCTAAAACCTTTGGATTACTTAATAAGATTAACATGTTTAATGAAGTTTGTGGTTATCGTTAAAATATAGTATAGTAACCAGTGACACAAGCGACATGGTCCTCGTACTATAATTAAAAGGGGACCATAGCATCCCATGTTGTGTAGTGTTTTTAATTACTATTGTCTGCATTTCGACTCTGTTTTTATACACATTTACGTTGATTGTCGTACAGAGAATATTAAAGAGACGTCCATGTTCCTATGTTTGTACGTATTAATTTTTGGAATTGAAATAAGATCGACTCTGTCTTTCACACAAAAAAAAATCCATGTCTTCTACTCAGCCTCTCGACCCTCTCCAACGGTAGGAATTGGATCAGAGCTAACGGCCCTAGGCTAAATATCAAGAAGAAGTGACTTTAGTCGCCAAATTTTATTTAAAAAGTTACCAATTGTAAAACGTGTTTTCGGTACCGTTGTTGGAGAGGTTTTTACACCAATCCTATAGTGCCCAATATAATTGGACGACACTGTGTAGGATAAAGTCCCGAACCAGCAGCGTATGGCCTTTATCTAATATCTTTTACACTTGTTTTGGTTTCAATGTTTTCGTGTTGTTCAGTTACAAGGTTTGTGGCTTTCTTTTCTTGTTCTGTCAACAAAGACATTTCTTATACATACATCCGCAATTAATCAACTTGTCTGGATTCTTTTCTTGTGTTTATTTTTGTGGATTTCAAAGATCTAGCTTGATTGTTTCTATAGGAAAAGGCAAGAATTTGTTATTTCCTTTGGAACTAAGCCTTAAGTCATGATGAGACGATGAAGTTTCGATGAAGACTTTTTAAGAACAGAACAACGTCTGTAATTTGTTTTAAATGGTGGGACTTTTTAACAGGTGTGACCCCCCTAGAAGATACTAGGTGTGACACCCCCTAGAGACTATAGGTGGGACTCACCAAGAGCTCAATCCTATGTACTTCCACATATAATAATAAAATTTATTATTAAAAATATATTTTTAAAATATATTTTATATCAAATATAAATTCTTATAAATTACGGTAAAAACCTGTATATATATTATAAATTTATACAAGATTTACTCATACATTATAAGAAATAAATATTCTCAAATATCAGTAAAATAACTGATCTTCTTGGTTTTTACAAAACAAAATATAATATTTTATGTAGTTTAGAATTTCTTATGTTAAACTCTTTTGACACTGCAATTTATATATAACTCTACTAAAGTAAAGATAATAATTTTAAAGTTTTATTTTATAAGTCCTATATAAAAGTGTGATCGCTTATGTTATAATTATTTTTAAAAATCATTTAAATATCTAGATATTTTTCTAACTTTGATCTTTTTCTAACATATTTGCCAAGTAATTAATGAATCAACTGTTGTCTTATAGCTACGTCTAGGGCCTGAAAACCTCACAGCTATTGTGAATCAATAGTGTTTGTCTGTTATCATCGATCAAACAAGAAACTTGTTCTTACCGAATGTTGTTTTTAAGAGTATTATTTCCGCAGGAATTTTACCGTTGAATGAGGGATGATGAATTTTCCTTACACACACTGCAACCTCCACAGTTAAAACCAAAATGATGACGAGAACACTGAAAATCAAAAGAACAAGGAGAACATTTTGCCGGTATCTGCCATCACCTCCGACAAATCACCGTCAAAAGCTTCCCGAAGAATGAAGTCTTTTTAATTGAAAAATTGTTTAAGCTATCACTTTACCTAAACTATATTTACTTTTAATTTAAAAAAAAGTAAATGAACACTTCACCCGTGGATTAAATACTAATCTAGATTTAGATTTTAGATTTGAGTGGTGGAGTTATAGAGGTGGAGTTTAAGATTTTAATAAATATATAAATAGAGAAAAATAATAAAGAAAAAGAAAGACATAGATTTTTTGATAAAATATATAAGAAAAAATAAAATTTTGTTGTAGCTTTAAAAATGAAGCTAAACATGATTTTTAAAATTGAAAGCAAAAAAAATTAAAGACATTTTTTCTTACGTATTTTAGGCAAAAAAATTACATATTTCTTTTATAGAATATTGAACATCTAAAATGAAAAAAATTATTTATAATATCAAATAAATTAGATAATCATAATAAAAAAATATATAAACATAATTTAATTTAATTTTGGGTATTTTTAAAATCACTGAAATATTTAAAATAACAAAAATTATTATTTTACATATTACATTTTAAATAACAGTAAACTTTGTTAATTTCTAATAAAATATTTAATATTAATTATTTTATTTGATAAAAATTAATTATTTTTATATGCATCATATATTTCACATCAAAAGTCTTTACGAAATATATACGGTAACAAATTTAAAGGTACAACCAACTTACCTACGTCTAAACTTTACAGCTAAATTTTTACAGCAAAAGTCGAACCAATCATCACCAATGTTCCTATACAAAAAGTGTAAACCTTATGATATAATTATTGTTTTAATAAAAATTAGAAATTTGTGTTGTGGAAAAATTGCTGAAATTCATTATTTTTACAAATAAAAATATAGTTTTCAGTTTATTAGAGTTTAGAATTTCTTACATTGTACTTTTTGAAGTACATTTTAGGAATAATCCTTATTTCATCATAATAATTAGAACTTAGGCCACTGAAATTTAAATTGTTCCTTAACTAGTGTTAGCACGGTTAAATTTATTCTATTAAATTATTTGATCATGAAACTGTAAAATAATTTTTAAGCAAAAATATTATTTTAGTCAAATATCTTAACAACATGATTAAGAGATTGCTGCTGCATCCCTATCTTTCTTGTAATACGTCTACACTTTTTATTTCTTACACCTAAAGATGAATCACGGTTCTCTAATTTTATGAAAATTCTCTGAGAAACATTGTGTTTTTTTTTATCCCTTTCCCCCCCTCTTCATTAACAGTTAAGATTTTAAAACTTTTTTACTTTAAGACTCTTGATGAATTAAAAAAATAGATTTCAACATGAGATAAATTCTGACCTTGGATAAAATAGATGTAACACCTAACGATTTCAAACGTGATATCAGAATGTGTGGTATGGAGATGGGTTGGGTTGTTGATAGTTATTTTCATTGGTAGAGTGTTAGGTTTTTTTGCTGTCTTTCTACATCTTTTGATCGTTATTTGTTAGCCGTGGGATATGATTTCTTCAAAGCTACATGAGAAACAAAATATTAAAGCTTAACATAAAAGAGAGGATCATAGAAAACTAAAGGATATATCTCGTTTTAGATTATGTACAATTTTGCTCTTTTACTGTGTCTTCTGCAGAGAACCATTCTTGTTAAAGCCATTCTTGTTAAAGCCTAGTTTATCATTTTTTCTTCTTCCCTCTCTGTTTCTGTTTTTGTTGTATGCAAAAGCAAGGAAATAGTCTACAAATGATAAGCCATATAAATAACCGAGATTTGTAAATACCAATTATGAAGATAATGAAGTTGGAAATATGTATTATTACCTTAGTTGCTGCTGAGCTTTGAAACAGCAGTACACTCAAGTGCCATATTCAACCTGAAATAAACAATTAAGAGATTTTTTTTTTTGTAACACCAATTAAGAGATTATTAACTGAGAAAAGAGGAAAATGGATCTTAATTAAGAGTAATCATAAACTTGTATGACAAAATTTGGCATCAGTAGAAGACCTCAACAGAAAGAGAAACATGAAAAAAAAAATGAAGATTTGGAGGATGAAAAAGGGATAACGGCGGATCAAAAAAACTGAAAGGTAATATAGATGAAAAACAGTTTCAAATCGTGATCTTCTTTTTAACGTGGCTGTGAAATGTTAGAAAATTTAGGGATTAGGAATTTGGTATTTCGTTGAACAAAAAGAAAAAAAGGTATTTGGAATTTCATCAAATTTGGAAAAGAATTTTGTTTTTTATTTTTTTAATAACGTTATGCCAAGTGTCAAATTTTGAATTGCGAAGTGACATGTGCTTTACTATATAAAGGATTTCAGTGCTTATTGCTTTTTCTCATTTAATTTAAAACAAACATAATCCAGTATTTTGATATCCCTTTAATTTGGTTTAGTTTTGACAAGTATGTCATTGACTGACTTTTATTAATGATTAAGGAGATGTTATTGGTTTTTATATTTTGATTGATTTATAAATACATACAGTATTTATAAATTCAAATAAAATATACAAATTTTCAAATTCTTTCGGATTAGTATTTACAAATCCGGAAGTTTTCCTTCAGATTTGAGTCTTTGTATTTTTAACAAAGAAATCTATGCAAATCCATTCAAATATATTATAAAAACAAATCTACTAGTAAATCCGTATGATTGAATAATGCTTGATTTGAATTAGAATTTATGAATCATTAAACCAATAACACATGATTTCAATACATATTTTAAAATCATATAACCAATAACACTAAATTTAGTCTAGATTTGTATGCATAGTCAACAAACTATCTCTCTATTAAAAACAATATAATTGTGACATATATTCAATTCGTTAAGTCACAATTTTTTGTTGACAATAAAAATCAACGTTTTATATTTGGAATCTAACTGGGGTTCTTAGCTTCGGTTAAGAGACGGTTCTTAGTTTTTTTTAGATTTTAACTAAGAAAAGCTAAGAACCATCTCTTAAATACGAGATATAAGAGTCGTCTCTTAGCCGAAAAGTGTAAAAAAAACAAAAAAAAAAATTTAACTCATGATTTAATATTTTTTTGTTTTTTTTACACTTTTCGGGTAAGAGACGGCTCTTATATCTCTTATTTAAGAGACGGTTATTAGTTTTTCTTAGTTAAAATCTAAAAAAAAACTAAGAACCGTCTTTTAACCGAAGATAAGAACCCCAGTTAGATAAAACGCGAACCGTCTTTCAAAAGCGCGAACCAACTGTAAAACTTTAAAACCGTACTGACAAACACAGTCAATTTGTTAACACTATTATTTTGATAACTATGCCTTCAGTCCTTATTTATAGCTAGCTTATTCTTACTTAGAACAAACTGGTTACTAAGCTAATTGATATTTGATTTCAAGATTACATGCTATTGGTAATTTTTGTGTCATCAAAATATATATTTTACAAAACAATTTAATGTCTAGATATTTTGCTAAGTATGATTTATTTTCTTACATGGTTTACTTATCAATCAACCGTAGTCTTATCGCTACGTCTAGGGCCTGAAAACCTTAAAGCTGTTCTAGAAAAAAAAATCTCAGTGATTTGTCTGTATGTATATCGTCGACCAGACAAGAAACTTGTTGGCAAAACAAACAAACAAGAAACATGTTCTTTCCGAATCTATACTATTAAATCAGGATCCTATTGTCCTTTTTACCTTAGCCTGCCATTTTCTTTACTAACATTGCATGTTTCATTAAGGGCAATCAAGTAATATTAATAACACATCTATATTGGACCATTTTTTTTGGATCTAGCCCACTGTCCACATCAGATCTCTCTTGGGCCATTTGGACCGATTAATAAATCAGATCCAACTCTCACATTTTTTTTTCTTTTCGGCCATTGAGTCCAAGTTCAAATAATTTTTTTTCAATCATTCTTAATTATTTTTTTTCTTAATATAATTTAAGCATTCATAAAAAAAATTGATTTTTTCATTGAAAAGTATAAATCTTTATTAAAAGTATATAATTATTTTTATTAAAAATATTAACCACATAATAAAATTAATTTATCAGAGTTATACCAACTTAATTCATTAAGAAAATAAAGTTTAATTTTTGAAACATAAATAGTCATTTAAAATAAAACATGATAAAAAAAGATAAAAAGTTTAAGTCTTTTATAAAATAAAACACAAATATATGAAATATGACATTTACTAAATATTTTGACCATTGAAAAAAAAAAAAACTCCGCGCTTTCATCAAAATCTAGTATTATCCTTAAAAGGAAATGAAAATAATTTTCTTCTCAACCATAGTTTTTTATTTATTTGATGAGAAAACCTGTTCTTTCTGAATATTATCCTTAATGAAATATAAAATAAATTATTTTTTTCAACGATAGTTACAAACAGTATAAAACTACGCACTGTACACACACTGCAAGTCCATCGTGAAAACCAAAAAGATGACGAGAGCATCTCTGCCGGTATCTGTCATCACCTCCAGCAAATCTCCGTTACAAGCTGCCGGAGGAACGAAGTCTTTTTGGTTCGAGGGTGATGGTTTCGTTCACGACGTGGATTGTTTCGTTAAAACCATCGCCACAATCAAAGCCAACGGCGCTCGTCCCGGCCACATTGGCTCCATTATCGCTCATTATGCTTCCACGCGGCTCCCTGACCTCTCCGGCGTCATTTTGGAAAATCAGCAGCAGTATTCGCATAGCGTAACTGCGTGCGTGATGAAAAAACGTTTCTTGGTCGAAACCCTAATCGGAATCCTTCCGCCGGAGAAAGACTCCGTTTCATGTAACTTCCTCCTCCGTCTACTCAGAACCGCCAATATTGTCGGAGCAGATACGGACTACAAGGCCGACCTCGAAGTGAGGATATCATGGCAGCTAGAAGAAGCTTCCCTCACAGAGCTAATGATACCTTCTTTCAGTCACACTTGTGCTGCGTTGCTCGACGTAGAGCTAGTGACTCGAGTGGTGAAGAACTTTGCAAGAATATACAATGAAGGAATCAAAAGCGGTACTTCTCTCATTAAAGTGGCGAAGCTCGTAGACTCTTACCTCGCGGAAGCTGCCGCAGACCTCAATTTAAGCCTCATAGAGTTTATTACCCTCACGGATGCTCTCCCTAGACATTCTCGTGTAACAGAAGATGGCTTATACCTCGCTTTGGACACTTATCTCAAGGTAAGATAATGTAAAAAAAATACTTACGGTTGTCAGGTGGTTGAAAGGTTCAAAAATTTATTGATTTAATTGGTTTTAGGCACATCCTGATGTGACAAAGCAAGAGAGGAGGAGACTTTGTGGGCTAATAGGCATCAAGAAGTTATCAATGGGGGCGTCTCTTCACGCTGCAGAAAATCCTCGCTTACCAGTGAGAACTATTATTCATATTTTGTTCACTGAACAGACAAAGTTGAGTCATGGCCCCCACAACAACAGCATTGACTGTAATGTCTCATCATTATGTCGAAACCCTTCGGGTTCACACTTCTCAGAGCCTGCTCCTAGTTGGTGCGTGTCGAAATTCGACATGAATGTTCAACAAGCGGAGATTAGCAGATTGAGAGCAGGCATAGGTAAGTTACACAACGAGTGTGAAGCTATGCGAAGGCAGTTAAAGAAAGAGAAGAAAGGTGGTAGGAGTAGTACTGGTAATACTTGTGGGAGTAAGTGGTATTTTAGGTGGAAGATGCTTAGATTTAGTAAGTGTTTTAGCACTAACGATGTGGAAAAGAAGAATGGCGGTGAGGTTGGAGATAACAAAGAAGGAGAAGAAGAGTTTGCGTTGGAGGATCTGACTACTGGTAACAAAATAACATTAATCTATTATTTTTCTTTAAAAGTAGAAAACTCTGATATACATGCTTACATTGGAGTAAAACCCATATTTATAATAGAGTTCTTCTATTTTTAAAGAAAAATCATGATGTGGGTTGATGATGCTCTAAAAGAAGAAAATACAATTTTGAAAAATCTTGTCGGTTGTTATTTTATGCATTTATTTTG
The DNA window shown above is from Brassica oleracea var. oleracea cultivar TO1000 chromosome C3, BOL, whole genome shotgun sequence and carries:
- the LOC106328773 gene encoding cyclin-B2-4-like isoform X2, yielding MTSRFGRQRSKLCEAFSVSPLSAQERIMLKQLKFRLNETTPYVFILRFLKVAQSNKKFCQLQQLSFYLIELCISHLCSMLHFTYESSLDRAPKQPYPLQCLPNEWRGQRRNCVRAIASCIVSIVRQ
- the LOC106328773 gene encoding probable histone H2A variant 3 isoform X1, yielding MSGKGAKGLIMGKPSGNEKDKDKKKQPITRSARAGLQFPVGRVHRLLKTRSTAHGRVGATAAVYTAAILEYLTAEVLELAGNASKDLKVKRISPRHLQLAIRGDEELDTLIKGTIAGGGVIPHIHKSLINKSAKE
- the LOC106331204 gene encoding root phototropism protein 3-like, with the translated sequence MTRASLPVSVITSSKSPLQAAGGTKSFWFEGDGFVHDVDCFVKTIATIKANGARPGHIGSIIAHYASTRLPDLSGVILENQQQYSHSVTACVMKKRFLVETLIGILPPEKDSVSCNFLLRLLRTANIVGADTDYKADLEVRISWQLEEASLTELMIPSFSHTCAALLDVELVTRVVKNFARIYNEGIKSGTSLIKVAKLVDSYLAEAAADLNLSLIEFITLTDALPRHSRVTEDGLYLALDTYLKAHPDVTKQERRRLCGLIGIKKLSMGASLHAAENPRLPVRTIIHILFTEQTKLSHGPHNNSIDCNVSSLCRNPSGSHFSEPAPSWCVSKFDMNVQQAEISRLRAGIGKLHNECEAMRRQLKKEKKGGRSSTGNTCGSKWYFRWKMLRFSKCFSTNDVEKKNGGEVGDNKEGEEEFALEDLTTVLGDAIASSGQVDNREDPTALIIPDQQIKRNREGKRLKKEMNQLMKQLVEGDRKINTTSSSAQKIVDEATHHQHQNLPNPDKFGLLTKTTRINNHIHVPDDSDLCTLKYGGSNQPINARYCCSTPSLFKEV